One window of the Deltaproteobacteria bacterium genome contains the following:
- a CDS encoding succinylglutamate desuccinylase, giving the protein MTGLLAAVLAGDDAALPARAPSGAAIERLGPAIWRIEPAGGARDARPLLLSAGVHGDETAPVELLCAAADAIAAGALPVGAPVLLALGNLGALRAGLRYLDHDLNRLFGGRHGARRDARDAPRAAALEAAAGAFCARHPGALHLDLHSAIRASLHPSFAVHPLDEAAALPPAALRLLAGLGIDALVRSSLPSPTFTGHTARAHGCEAYTLELGRVRALGEGAAGELAAAGGGVRALIAGAPLPPAAPAPVVYRVRRELLKQSDGFRLTIPPDAPNFTPLAPGEPIACDGDTTWIAEPGERIVFPNPKVAPGLRAGLLVIAERAPAEHAGS; this is encoded by the coding sequence ATGACGGGCCTGCTCGCCGCCGTGCTCGCCGGCGACGACGCGGCGCTCCCGGCCCGCGCGCCGTCGGGCGCCGCCATCGAGCGGCTCGGGCCCGCGATCTGGCGGATCGAGCCCGCAGGCGGAGCGAGGGACGCGCGGCCGCTCCTCCTCTCGGCCGGCGTCCACGGCGACGAGACCGCGCCCGTCGAGCTCCTGTGCGCGGCGGCCGACGCGATCGCGGCGGGCGCGCTCCCGGTCGGCGCGCCCGTCCTCCTGGCGCTCGGCAACCTCGGCGCGCTGCGCGCCGGGCTCCGCTACCTCGACCACGATCTCAACCGCCTCTTCGGCGGCCGCCACGGCGCGCGCCGCGACGCCCGCGACGCGCCCCGCGCGGCGGCCCTCGAGGCCGCGGCCGGGGCGTTCTGCGCGCGCCACCCGGGCGCCCTCCACCTCGACCTCCACAGCGCGATCCGCGCCTCGCTGCACCCGAGCTTCGCCGTCCACCCGCTCGACGAGGCCGCCGCGCTCCCGCCCGCCGCGCTGCGCCTGCTCGCGGGCCTCGGGATCGACGCGCTGGTCCGCAGCAGCCTGCCGTCGCCCACCTTCACGGGCCATACCGCGCGCGCCCACGGCTGCGAGGCCTACACGCTCGAGCTCGGCCGCGTGCGGGCGCTCGGCGAAGGGGCGGCGGGCGAGCTGGCGGCCGCCGGGGGCGGCGTCCGCGCGCTGATCGCGGGCGCACCCCTGCCGCCCGCCGCGCCGGCGCCCGTGGTCTATCGCGTGCGCCGCGAGCTCCTCAAGCAGAGCGACGGCTTCCGGCTCACGATCCCACCCGACGCCCCGAACTTCACGCCGCTCGCGCCGGGCGAGCCGATCGCCTGCGACGGCGACACCACCTGGATCGCCGAGCCCGGCGAGCGGATCGTGTTCCCGAACCCGAAGGTCGCCCCCGGGCTGCGCGCGGGCCTGCTCGTGATCGCCGAGCGCGCGCCCGCGGAGCACGCCGGGTCGTGA
- a CDS encoding DUF4410 domain-containing protein, with translation MACLSVAALAAGCASTNVEQTRRAGVLAKPDRILVRTFAVTMADVDLDRGIGPTIAREATGEVTSSEELQLGRAAADALADELTKKLREAGLPAQRSSGRVSLTPTTLVIAGKFLTLDEGNQTMRTLVGFGAGASEVRTRAQAWMDGQLIAEAETTAKSGRKPGAAVTLGAGAAAGTAATAAVVAAGTTTVSELFLTSAEADARRTGRELAERIVRAYRERGWIAD, from the coding sequence GTGGCGTGCCTGTCCGTGGCCGCACTGGCCGCCGGCTGTGCGTCCACCAACGTGGAGCAGACCCGGCGCGCCGGTGTGCTCGCGAAGCCCGATCGCATCCTCGTGCGCACCTTCGCCGTGACGATGGCGGACGTCGATCTCGACCGGGGGATCGGCCCGACGATCGCGCGCGAGGCGACCGGCGAGGTGACGAGCAGCGAGGAGCTCCAGCTCGGCCGCGCAGCGGCCGACGCCCTGGCCGACGAGCTGACGAAGAAGCTCCGCGAAGCCGGCCTGCCCGCCCAGCGCTCCTCGGGCCGCGTGTCGCTCACGCCGACCACGCTCGTGATCGCGGGCAAGTTCCTGACCCTGGACGAGGGCAACCAGACCATGCGCACGCTGGTCGGCTTCGGCGCGGGCGCGAGCGAGGTGCGCACGCGCGCCCAGGCCTGGATGGACGGCCAGCTCATCGCCGAGGCCGAGACCACGGCGAAGAGCGGCCGCAAGCCGGGTGCCGCGGTGACCCTCGGCGCGGGGGCCGCGGCCGGAACGGCGGCCACGGCCGCCGTCGTCGCCGCGGGCACCACGACCGTGAGCGAGCTGTTCCTGACCAGCGCCGAGGCGGACGCCCGGCGCACCGGGCGGGAGCTCGCGGAGCGGATCGTGCGCGCCTACCGCGAGCGGGGCTGGATCGCCGACTGA
- a CDS encoding LOG family protein — MSDDPTCFDRPDAVPLSDEEATAALLQGAVKGLWEVVGQLTRLRRSRRSRYRVSIFGSARIAPGTAAYEQVARLAAELTRMGCDVITGGGPGLMQAANEGAAKAGSGRPEGSVGIRITLPFEQHVNPFVGDAYEHRTFFTRLHHFALLSDAFVVVPGGIGTLLELSMAWQLLQVRQLHDVPLILVGKMWPELIAWARRSMLAEGSELAGAADLDLPQCATGVEDTVERIRAGRERWLRAQEPSPRGR, encoded by the coding sequence ATGAGCGACGACCCGACCTGCTTCGACCGGCCCGACGCCGTCCCGCTGAGCGACGAGGAGGCCACGGCTGCGCTCTTGCAGGGCGCCGTGAAGGGCCTCTGGGAGGTCGTCGGCCAGCTCACCCGGCTCCGCCGCTCCCGGCGCTCCCGCTACCGCGTCTCGATCTTCGGCTCCGCCCGGATCGCCCCGGGCACGGCTGCGTACGAGCAGGTGGCCCGGCTCGCGGCGGAGCTCACGCGCATGGGATGCGACGTCATCACCGGAGGCGGCCCCGGCCTGATGCAGGCGGCCAACGAAGGGGCTGCCAAAGCCGGTTCCGGACGCCCCGAGGGATCGGTCGGGATCCGCATCACGCTGCCCTTCGAGCAGCACGTGAATCCCTTCGTCGGGGATGCCTACGAGCACCGGACCTTCTTCACGCGCCTCCACCACTTCGCGCTGCTCTCGGACGCCTTCGTCGTGGTGCCCGGAGGGATCGGGACCCTGCTCGAGCTGTCGATGGCCTGGCAGCTCCTCCAGGTCCGGCAGCTCCACGACGTGCCCTTGATCCTGGTCGGGAAGATGTGGCCCGAGCTGATCGCGTGGGCGAGGCGATCGATGCTGGCCGAGGGGAGCGAGCTCGCCGGGGCGGCGGACCTCGACCTCCCGCAGTGCGCCACGGGCGTCGAGGACACCGTGGAGCGGATCCGGGCAGGCCGCGAACGATGGCTCCGCGCGCAGGAGCCCTCGCCCCGGGGCCGGTGA
- a CDS encoding potassium channel family protein, which translates to MLGSLLERYRRRRFAWLFGALLATLGAQPVLETFGSDGNVFELLVGVSLCVAALGLAREPGMRWLVAAAAALVAVQGIQAVLGAAPAQTAGALLWPAGFALAATASVRHAFASGRVDGERIFAALDAYLLVAILFGVGYRAIDRWRPGSFAGDVGADGLGLQDAVYLSFVTIASLGYGDLVPKSAAARGLVIVEAVGGQMYIAVLLARLVSLYAREREPRA; encoded by the coding sequence ATGCTGGGCTCCCTGCTCGAGCGCTATCGCCGCCGCCGCTTCGCCTGGCTGTTCGGGGCGCTGCTCGCGACGCTCGGCGCGCAGCCGGTTCTCGAGACCTTCGGCTCGGACGGGAACGTCTTCGAGCTGCTGGTCGGCGTGAGCCTGTGCGTCGCCGCGCTCGGGCTCGCCCGCGAGCCCGGCATGCGCTGGCTGGTGGCGGCGGCGGCCGCCCTGGTGGCCGTGCAGGGCATCCAGGCCGTGCTGGGGGCGGCACCCGCGCAGACCGCCGGCGCGCTGCTCTGGCCGGCGGGCTTCGCGCTGGCCGCGACCGCCAGCGTGCGGCATGCCTTCGCCTCCGGCCGGGTGGACGGCGAGCGGATCTTCGCGGCGCTCGACGCCTACCTGCTCGTCGCGATCCTCTTCGGCGTCGGCTACCGGGCGATCGATCGATGGCGACCCGGCTCGTTCGCCGGCGACGTCGGGGCGGACGGGCTGGGCCTCCAGGATGCCGTGTACCTGAGCTTCGTCACGATCGCGTCCCTCGGCTACGGCGACCTGGTGCCGAAGAGCGCGGCGGCGCGGGGCCTCGTGATCGTCGAGGCGGTGGGGGGCCAGATGTACATCGCGGTCCTGCTCGCGCGTCTCGTGAGCCTCTATGCGCGGGAGCGGGAGCCCCGGGCTTGA
- the cax gene encoding calcium/proton exchanger, with the protein MDLRWMLLLAPVALVLDALGTMPAPAVFFCAALAIAPLAMRIVESTEAIAVRTGPAVGGLLNATFGNLPELIIAVVALRAGMIELVRASLVGALLANLLLGLGLSFLLGGLRYHAQDYNPLAARSYASMMLLAVISMAVPSGFHRFFGAEQGFRHTGVLDTSVAVVLLATYGLYLLYQLRTHSETFSKHEGPPPGEPAAGTHASVQRALLLLVAASLGAAWLSEVLVGAAEATGHALGMSPTFLGLVVLAAVGGAAEIGSAVAMGRRNEMDLSIGIALGSCIQIALFVAPLLVLLGGLIGPQPFSLSFTRGEMGFLFVSVLLGGLVASDGRSNWFKGVQLLAVYVLLALVCYLVPSVSP; encoded by the coding sequence ATGGATTTGCGCTGGATGCTGCTGCTCGCGCCCGTCGCGCTCGTCCTCGACGCCCTCGGGACGATGCCGGCACCGGCGGTCTTCTTCTGCGCCGCCCTGGCGATCGCACCGCTCGCGATGCGGATCGTGGAGAGCACCGAGGCGATCGCGGTCCGCACCGGTCCCGCCGTGGGCGGCCTGCTGAACGCGACCTTCGGCAACCTGCCCGAGCTGATCATCGCGGTGGTCGCCCTGCGCGCCGGGATGATCGAGCTGGTGCGAGCGTCCCTGGTGGGCGCGCTGCTCGCGAACCTGCTCCTCGGTCTCGGCCTGTCCTTCCTGCTCGGCGGCCTGCGCTACCACGCGCAGGACTACAACCCGCTCGCCGCGCGCTCCTACGCCTCGATGATGCTGCTGGCGGTGATCAGCATGGCGGTGCCGAGCGGCTTCCACCGCTTCTTCGGGGCCGAGCAGGGCTTCCGCCACACGGGGGTGCTCGACACGAGCGTCGCGGTCGTCCTGCTCGCCACCTACGGGCTCTACCTCCTCTACCAGCTCCGCACCCACAGCGAGACCTTCTCGAAGCACGAGGGCCCCCCACCGGGCGAGCCCGCCGCAGGAACGCACGCGAGCGTGCAGCGCGCCCTGCTGCTGCTGGTGGCGGCCTCCCTCGGCGCCGCCTGGCTCAGCGAGGTGCTGGTCGGCGCCGCCGAGGCGACCGGCCACGCCCTCGGGATGTCGCCGACCTTCCTCGGGCTCGTCGTGCTGGCGGCCGTCGGCGGCGCGGCGGAGATCGGCTCGGCGGTGGCGATGGGGCGGCGCAACGAGATGGACCTCTCGATCGGCATCGCGCTCGGCTCGTGCATCCAGATCGCGCTCTTCGTGGCGCCGCTCCTCGTGCTGCTCGGCGGCCTGATCGGCCCGCAGCCCTTCTCGCTCTCCTTCACGCGGGGCGAGATGGGGTTCCTGTTCGTCTCGGTGCTGCTCGGCGGCCTGGTGGCCTCCGACGGGCGATCGAACTGGTTCAAGGGCGTGCAGCTCCTGGCGGTCTACGTGCTGCTCGCCCTGGTCTGCTACCTCGTGCCCTCGGTCTCCCCCTAG
- a CDS encoding phosphoketolase family protein: protein MVRTYTDPRRETPEGTALSADELRRTDAYWRACNYLAAGMIYLRDNPLLREPLQREHIKQRLLGHWGASPGLSFAYVHLNRLIRKYDLDAIFLAGPGHGAPGVLAPVYLEGTYSEVFPNKSEDLDGMRAFLEEFSFPGGIGSHCTPETPGSIHEGGELGYSVSHAFGAAFDNPDLLVAVVVGDGEAETGPLATSWHSTKFLNPIRDGAVLPILHLNGYKINNPTLLARISHDELESLFRGYGWSPRFVEGHEPERMHQAMAATLEECVLEIRRIQEEARASGRALRARWPMIVLRSPKGWTGPKEVDGHKVEGSWRAHQVPLAGVRENPAHLKQLEEWLRSYRPEELFDASGRLVAELRALAPAGRRRMSANPHANGGLLRKALRMPDFRDYAIELEAPGQVTAENTRPLGRLLRDVMRSNPDTFRVFGPDENTSNKLDAIYEVSKKLWLADSLPEDADGGELAPDGRVLEMLSEHTLEGWLEGYLLTGRHGFLSTYEAFAHVIDSMFNQHAKWLAASREQPWRAPVSSLNLLITSTVWRQDHNGFTHQDPGFLDVVVNKSPDVCRIYLPPDVNTLLCIADRCLRSTNEINVIVADKQKHLQYMTMDEAIVHCAKGVSIWRQASNDEGEEPDVVMACAGDIPTKEALAAVVLLREHFPALKIRFVNVVDLYKLTPSSEHPHGLADRDFDSLFTVDRPIIFNFHGYPWLIHRLAYRRTNHRNLHVRGYKEKGSINTPLDLAIQNQIDRFSLAIDVIDRVPGLRVAGAHAKEALRSMQIECQSYAYEWGVDKPELDGWRWPS from the coding sequence ATGGTTCGCACCTACACCGATCCGCGGCGAGAGACACCCGAGGGCACCGCGCTCTCGGCGGACGAGCTGCGCAGGACGGACGCGTACTGGCGCGCCTGCAACTACCTCGCCGCCGGGATGATCTACCTGCGCGACAACCCCCTGCTGCGCGAGCCCCTCCAGCGCGAGCACATCAAGCAGCGCCTGCTCGGCCACTGGGGGGCGAGCCCGGGCCTCTCCTTCGCCTACGTGCACCTGAACCGGCTGATCCGCAAGTACGACCTCGACGCGATCTTCCTGGCCGGCCCGGGGCACGGCGCGCCCGGCGTCCTCGCGCCCGTCTACCTCGAGGGGACCTACTCGGAGGTGTTCCCGAACAAGAGCGAGGACCTGGACGGGATGCGGGCCTTCCTCGAGGAGTTCTCGTTCCCGGGCGGGATCGGCAGCCACTGCACCCCGGAGACGCCCGGCTCGATCCACGAGGGCGGCGAGCTCGGCTACTCGGTGTCGCACGCGTTCGGGGCGGCCTTCGACAACCCCGATCTGCTCGTCGCGGTGGTGGTCGGCGACGGCGAGGCCGAGACCGGGCCGCTGGCCACCTCGTGGCACTCGACCAAGTTCCTGAACCCGATCCGCGACGGCGCGGTGCTCCCGATCCTCCACCTGAACGGCTACAAGATCAACAACCCGACCCTGCTCGCCCGCATCTCCCACGACGAGCTGGAGAGCCTGTTCCGGGGCTACGGCTGGAGCCCGCGCTTCGTCGAGGGCCACGAGCCCGAGCGCATGCACCAGGCGATGGCGGCGACCCTCGAGGAGTGCGTGCTCGAGATCCGCCGCATCCAGGAGGAGGCGCGCGCGAGCGGCAGGGCGCTGCGGGCCCGCTGGCCGATGATCGTGCTGCGCAGCCCGAAGGGGTGGACCGGCCCGAAGGAGGTGGACGGTCACAAGGTCGAGGGCTCCTGGCGCGCGCACCAGGTCCCGCTCGCAGGCGTCCGGGAGAACCCCGCGCACTTGAAGCAGCTCGAGGAGTGGCTGCGCAGCTACCGGCCCGAGGAGCTCTTCGACGCGAGCGGGCGGCTGGTCGCCGAGCTGCGCGCGCTGGCGCCGGCCGGGCGCCGGCGCATGAGCGCCAACCCGCACGCCAACGGCGGCCTGCTGCGCAAGGCGCTGCGCATGCCCGACTTCCGCGACTACGCGATCGAGCTCGAGGCGCCCGGCCAGGTGACGGCGGAGAACACCCGCCCGCTCGGGCGCCTGCTGCGCGACGTGATGCGCTCGAACCCGGACACCTTCCGGGTCTTCGGGCCCGACGAGAACACCTCGAACAAGCTCGACGCGATCTACGAGGTGAGCAAGAAGCTCTGGCTCGCCGACTCCCTGCCCGAGGACGCCGACGGCGGCGAGCTGGCGCCCGACGGGCGCGTCCTCGAGATGCTCTCCGAGCACACCCTCGAGGGCTGGCTCGAGGGCTACCTGCTGACCGGCCGCCACGGCTTCCTCTCGACCTACGAGGCCTTCGCCCACGTCATCGACTCGATGTTCAACCAGCACGCGAAGTGGCTCGCCGCCTCGCGCGAGCAGCCGTGGCGCGCGCCGGTGTCGTCGCTGAACCTGCTGATCACCTCGACGGTCTGGCGCCAGGACCACAACGGCTTCACGCACCAGGACCCGGGCTTCCTCGACGTGGTCGTGAACAAGAGCCCCGACGTGTGCCGGATCTACCTGCCGCCCGACGTGAACACGCTGCTGTGCATCGCCGACCGCTGCCTGCGCAGCACGAACGAGATCAACGTCATCGTCGCCGACAAGCAGAAGCACCTCCAGTACATGACGATGGACGAGGCCATCGTGCACTGCGCCAAGGGCGTCAGCATCTGGCGCCAGGCGAGCAACGACGAGGGCGAGGAGCCCGACGTCGTGATGGCGTGCGCGGGCGACATCCCGACCAAGGAGGCGCTGGCGGCGGTGGTGCTGCTCCGGGAGCACTTCCCCGCGCTCAAGATCCGCTTCGTCAACGTGGTGGACCTCTACAAGCTGACGCCTTCCAGCGAGCACCCGCACGGCCTCGCGGACCGCGACTTCGACAGCCTCTTCACCGTGGACCGGCCGATCATCTTCAACTTCCACGGCTATCCCTGGCTGATCCACCGGCTCGCCTACCGGCGCACCAACCACCGGAACCTGCACGTCCGCGGCTACAAGGAGAAGGGCAGCATCAACACGCCCCTCGACCTCGCGATCCAGAACCAGATCGACCGCTTCAGCCTCGCGATCGACGTGATCGACCGCGTGCCCGGGCTCCGGGTCGCCGGCGCGCACGCCAAGGAGGCGCTGCGCAGCATGCAGATCGAATGCCAGAGCTACGCCTACGAGTGGGGCGTCGACAAGCCCGAGCTCGACGGGTGGCGGTGGCCCTCCTGA
- a CDS encoding ABC transporter transmembrane domain-containing protein produces MEGRRIPLDRLTWQRWRRATWRFVRSEVGGRARALFLALLALLVAINGLNVVNSYVGRDFMTAIEARSKSGFLFEALLYVGVFAASTVAAVIYSFCEQRLGLLWRAWLTRGLIERYLHDDTYYWLREHDELPNPDQRIAEDVRTFTATTLSLLLILLNATFTIVAFSGVLWSISPLLFGTAVAYAALGSGLTVLFGRPLIWLNYQQSDREADLRASLVHVRENAESVALLHREGRLGARLGKRVDALVANTRRIIAVNRNLGFFTTGYNYLIQIIPVLIVAPLFIGGHVEFGVITQSSMAFSTLIGAFSLIVTQFQQISSYAVVLARLGVFAESVEEVAADGARGIVHDDGGDGIAWQELTLRSPHDGTVLLAGLSASVRSGTRVLVTGPNEAARFALFRATARLWNAGEGRIVRPPPGTILFVPERPYLPPGTLREALVQTGQEQAISDARIAEVLRALGVDGVFARSGGLDAEQDWDDLLSLGEQQLLGFARIVLAKPRFAVLDRPATLLPRELVERTCALLAESAITVVTFERDAALAAHHDAQLEIGEGGRWVWRPLAQASRSA; encoded by the coding sequence ATGGAAGGCCGCCGGATCCCGCTCGATCGACTCACCTGGCAGCGCTGGCGCCGCGCGACCTGGAGGTTCGTCAGGTCGGAGGTCGGGGGGCGGGCCCGGGCCCTGTTCCTGGCGCTCCTCGCGCTGTTGGTCGCGATCAACGGCCTGAACGTGGTGAACAGCTACGTCGGCCGCGACTTCATGACCGCGATCGAGGCGCGCAGCAAGTCGGGCTTCCTGTTCGAGGCCCTGCTCTACGTCGGCGTCTTCGCGGCGTCCACGGTGGCCGCGGTGATCTACAGCTTCTGCGAGCAGCGGCTGGGCCTGCTGTGGCGCGCCTGGCTCACGCGGGGGCTGATCGAGCGCTACCTGCACGACGACACCTACTACTGGCTGCGCGAGCACGACGAGCTTCCGAATCCGGACCAGCGGATCGCCGAGGACGTCCGGACCTTCACGGCCACCACGCTCTCGCTCCTGCTGATCCTGCTCAACGCGACCTTCACGATCGTCGCCTTCTCCGGCGTCCTGTGGTCGATCAGCCCGCTGCTCTTCGGCACGGCGGTGGCGTACGCCGCGCTCGGCTCGGGGCTCACGGTCCTGTTCGGGAGGCCCCTGATCTGGCTCAACTACCAGCAGTCCGACCGCGAGGCGGACCTGCGCGCGAGCCTCGTCCACGTGCGCGAGAACGCCGAGTCGGTGGCGCTCCTGCACCGCGAGGGCCGGCTCGGCGCGCGCCTGGGGAAGCGGGTCGACGCGCTGGTCGCCAACACGAGGCGGATCATCGCGGTGAACCGCAACCTCGGCTTCTTCACGACGGGCTACAACTACCTGATCCAGATCATCCCGGTCCTGATCGTGGCGCCGCTCTTCATCGGGGGACACGTCGAGTTCGGGGTGATCACCCAGTCCTCGATGGCCTTCTCGACCCTGATCGGCGCCTTCTCGCTGATCGTCACGCAGTTCCAGCAGATCTCGTCGTACGCCGTCGTGCTGGCGCGCCTCGGGGTCTTCGCCGAGAGCGTCGAGGAGGTGGCCGCCGACGGCGCCCGGGGCATCGTGCACGACGACGGCGGGGACGGGATCGCCTGGCAGGAGCTCACGCTGCGCTCGCCGCACGACGGGACGGTGCTGCTCGCCGGGCTGTCGGCCTCGGTGCGCTCCGGCACCCGCGTGCTCGTCACGGGGCCGAACGAGGCCGCGCGCTTCGCCCTGTTCCGGGCGACGGCCAGGCTCTGGAACGCGGGCGAGGGGCGCATCGTGCGGCCGCCGCCGGGCACGATCCTGTTCGTGCCCGAGCGGCCCTATCTGCCGCCGGGAACCCTGCGCGAGGCGCTGGTGCAGACCGGGCAGGAGCAGGCGATCTCCGACGCGCGCATCGCCGAGGTGCTGCGGGCGCTCGGGGTCGACGGGGTGTTCGCCCGGAGCGGAGGGCTCGACGCCGAGCAGGACTGGGACGACCTGCTGTCGCTCGGCGAGCAGCAGCTCCTCGGCTTCGCGAGGATCGTGCTGGCGAAGCCGCGCTTCGCGGTCCTCGATCGCCCCGCGACCCTGCTGCCGCGCGAGCTCGTGGAGCGTACCTGCGCGCTGCTCGCGGAGTCGGCGATCACCGTCGTCACCTTCGAGCGCGACGCGGCGCTCGCCGCGCACCACGATGCCCAGCTCGAGATCGGCGAGGGCGGCCGCTGGGTCTGGCGGCCCCTCGCCCAGGCGAGCCGCAGCGCATGA